The following proteins are co-located in the Micromonospora viridifaciens genome:
- a CDS encoding DUF5999 family protein, translated as MCQHQPTCPSAEATDREAARVIACFPEQGWSLLCNGVIVFEDTGELLPDGSTIAPHRGPARHALVA; from the coding sequence ATGTGCCAGCACCAACCCACCTGCCCCTCCGCCGAAGCGACCGACCGCGAAGCCGCCCGCGTCATCGCCTGCTTCCCTGAGCAGGGCTGGAGCCTGCTCTGCAACGGCGTCATCGTCTTCGAGGACACCGGCGAGTTGCTGCCCGACGGCAGCACCATCGCCCCGCACCGCGGCCCCGCCCGGCACGCCCTCGTCGCCTGA
- the gcvP gene encoding aminomethyl-transferring glycine dehydrogenase — MTAEQFADRHIGPDPDAERRMLETVGYGSIDELMDAAIPEVIRWHGTLDLPAPASEREAIAELRALAARNTVAVSMIGLGYHGTHTPAVIRRNVLENPAWYTAYTPYQPEISQGRLEALLNFQTMVTDLTGLTTANASMLDEGTAAAEAMTLARRAAKSKSSVYVVDADTLPQTIAVITSRAEPLGVEVRVVDVERDALPEEFFGLHLQYPGASGAVRDHAGLVEAAHAVGALVCVAADLLALTLLRPPGEIGADIAAGTTQRFGVPMGFGGPHAGYLAVRAGLERMLPGRLVGVSKDADGNRAYRLALQTREQHIRREKATSNICTAQVLLAVMAGMYAVYHGPDGLRAIARRTHEMAARLAAGLRAGGVDVADVAFFDTLTVTVPGRAAEVVAAAAERNVNLRLVDADRVGISCDETTTLAHLAAVWAAFGVDGVDGEVAAELPAVLARSSDFLAHPVFRSHHSETAMLRYLRRLSDFDYALDRGMIPLGSCTMKLNATTEMEAITWPEFAHLHPFAPAEQTAGYRELIGQLEDWLAEVTGYDAVSVQPNAGSQGELAGLLAIRAYHRQRGEGHREVCLIPSSAHGTNAASAVMAGMRVAVVACDADGNVDLVDLDAKIDKHRDALAAIMVTYPSTHGVYETGIASLCAKVHDAGGQVYVDGANLNALVGFAKPGRFGADVSHLNLHKTFCIPHGGGGPGVGPVAVRAHLAPFLPGDPVGARADGRPAISAARYGSAGILPIPWAYLRMMGAEGLTRATGVAVLAANYVAARLRDHFPVLYAGNKGLVAHECILDLRPLTRATGVSVDDVAKRLIDYGFHAPTMSFPVAGTLMVEPTESEDLAELDRFCDAMIAIRAEIDKVASGEWPAGDNPLCNAPHTAAMVCGDEWPHAYPRSVGAYPAGVDRAGKYWPPVRRIDGAYGDRNLVCSCPSPEAFES; from the coding sequence ATGACCGCAGAGCAGTTCGCCGACCGGCACATCGGTCCCGACCCGGACGCCGAGCGCCGGATGTTGGAAACGGTCGGCTACGGCTCGATCGACGAGCTGATGGACGCCGCGATTCCCGAGGTGATCCGCTGGCACGGCACCCTGGATCTGCCGGCGCCGGCCAGCGAGCGGGAGGCGATCGCCGAGCTGCGGGCCCTGGCGGCCCGCAACACCGTGGCCGTGTCGATGATCGGCCTGGGCTATCACGGCACGCACACCCCGGCGGTGATCCGCCGCAACGTGTTGGAGAACCCGGCGTGGTACACGGCGTACACGCCGTACCAGCCGGAGATCAGCCAGGGCCGGCTGGAGGCGCTGCTGAACTTCCAGACCATGGTGACCGACCTGACCGGGCTGACCACCGCGAACGCGTCCATGCTCGACGAGGGCACCGCGGCGGCGGAGGCGATGACCCTGGCCCGCCGCGCGGCCAAGAGCAAGAGCAGCGTGTACGTGGTGGACGCGGACACGCTGCCGCAGACCATCGCGGTGATCACCAGCCGGGCCGAGCCGCTCGGCGTCGAGGTGCGGGTGGTCGACGTCGAGCGGGACGCGCTGCCGGAGGAGTTCTTCGGCCTGCACCTGCAGTACCCGGGGGCGTCCGGGGCGGTGCGTGACCACGCCGGCCTGGTCGAGGCGGCCCACGCGGTCGGGGCGCTGGTGTGCGTGGCCGCGGACCTGCTGGCGTTGACGCTGCTGCGCCCGCCGGGCGAGATCGGCGCCGACATCGCCGCCGGCACCACCCAGCGGTTCGGTGTGCCGATGGGTTTCGGTGGGCCGCACGCCGGCTACCTGGCGGTGCGGGCGGGCCTGGAGCGGATGCTGCCCGGCCGGCTGGTCGGCGTGTCGAAGGACGCCGACGGCAACCGGGCGTACCGGCTGGCGTTGCAGACCCGCGAGCAGCACATCCGCCGGGAGAAGGCGACCAGCAACATCTGCACCGCGCAGGTGCTGCTGGCCGTGATGGCCGGCATGTACGCCGTCTACCACGGCCCGGACGGGTTGCGGGCGATCGCCCGGCGTACCCACGAGATGGCGGCGCGGCTGGCGGCCGGGCTGCGGGCCGGCGGCGTCGACGTGGCCGACGTGGCGTTCTTCGACACGCTGACCGTGACGGTTCCGGGGCGGGCGGCCGAGGTGGTGGCCGCGGCGGCCGAGCGGAACGTCAACCTGCGGCTGGTCGACGCCGACCGGGTGGGGATCTCCTGCGACGAGACGACCACGCTCGCGCACCTGGCGGCGGTGTGGGCGGCGTTCGGCGTCGACGGCGTCGACGGTGAGGTGGCCGCGGAACTGCCGGCGGTGCTGGCCCGGAGCTCGGACTTCCTCGCTCACCCGGTGTTCCGCAGCCACCACTCGGAGACGGCGATGCTGCGCTACCTGCGGCGGTTGTCCGACTTCGACTACGCCCTGGACCGGGGCATGATCCCGCTGGGCTCGTGCACGATGAAGCTGAACGCCACCACCGAGATGGAGGCGATCACCTGGCCCGAGTTCGCTCACCTGCACCCGTTCGCGCCGGCGGAGCAGACCGCCGGGTACCGGGAGCTGATCGGCCAGCTGGAGGACTGGCTGGCGGAGGTGACCGGGTACGACGCGGTCAGTGTGCAGCCCAACGCCGGCTCGCAGGGGGAGCTGGCCGGGCTGCTGGCCATCCGGGCGTACCACCGGCAGCGCGGTGAGGGGCACCGGGAGGTGTGCCTGATCCCGTCGTCGGCGCACGGCACGAACGCGGCGTCGGCGGTGATGGCCGGCATGCGGGTGGCCGTGGTGGCCTGTGACGCGGACGGCAACGTCGACCTGGTCGACCTCGACGCGAAGATCGACAAGCACCGGGACGCCCTGGCGGCGATCATGGTGACGTACCCGTCGACGCACGGGGTGTACGAGACGGGCATCGCGTCGCTGTGCGCGAAGGTGCACGACGCCGGCGGCCAGGTGTACGTCGACGGGGCGAACCTGAACGCCCTCGTCGGGTTCGCCAAGCCGGGCCGGTTCGGGGCGGACGTGTCGCACCTGAACCTGCACAAGACGTTCTGCATTCCGCACGGCGGCGGCGGGCCGGGGGTGGGGCCGGTGGCGGTGCGGGCGCACCTGGCGCCGTTCCTGCCAGGCGACCCGGTGGGGGCGCGCGCGGACGGCCGCCCGGCGATCTCGGCCGCCCGGTACGGGTCGGCGGGGATCCTGCCGATTCCGTGGGCGTACCTGCGGATGATGGGCGCGGAGGGGCTGACCCGGGCGACCGGGGTGGCGGTGCTGGCGGCGAACTACGTGGCGGCGCGGCTGCGCGACCACTTCCCGGTGCTGTACGCCGGCAACAAGGGCCTGGTGGCGCACGAGTGCATCCTGGACCTGCGGCCGCTGACCAGGGCGACCGGGGTGAGCGTCGACGACGTGGCGAAGCGGCTGATCGACTACGGCTTCCACGCGCCGACGATGTCGTTCCCGGTGGCGGGGACGCTGATGGTGGAGCCGACGGAGAGCGAGGACCTCGCCGAGCTGGACCGGTTCTGCGACGCGATGATCGCCATCCGGGCGGAGATCGACAAGGTGGCGTCGGGCGAGTGGCCGGCCGGTGACAATCCGTTGTGCAACGCCCCGCACACGGCGGCGATGGTCTGCGGGGACGAGTGGCCGCACGCGTATCCGCGGTCGGTGGGGGCGTACCCGGCCGGGGTGGACCGGGCGGGGAAGTACTGGCCGCCGGTGCGGCGGATCGACGGGGCGTACGGCGACCGTAACCTGGTCTGCTCGTGCCCCTCGCCGGAGGCGTTCGAGAGCTGA
- a CDS encoding NAD-dependent protein deacetylase, which translates to MRQTFDALARLVGAGGVVVLSGAGLSTESGIPDYRGPSGAARQHTPMTYQTFTGDPDARRRYWARSHLGWRLIARAAPNAGHRAVTRLQHAGLVDGIITQNVDGLHTAAGSTGVVELHGRLDEVVCLDCGNLTSREELDRRLREANPGFAAQVAQVNPDGDVDLPDEAVAGFRTVDCGVCGTGMLKPDVVFFGETVPARRVADCFALVERAGAVLVLGSSLTVMSGRRFVIRAAKRGIPVAIVNQGPTRGDGYAALTVDRPLGEVLPALADRVAGPAVPAVAGASAAV; encoded by the coding sequence GTGAGGCAGACCTTCGACGCGTTGGCCCGGTTGGTGGGCGCCGGGGGCGTGGTGGTGCTCAGCGGCGCCGGGTTGTCCACCGAGTCGGGCATCCCGGACTACCGGGGGCCCAGCGGCGCGGCCCGCCAGCACACCCCGATGACCTATCAGACGTTCACCGGGGACCCGGACGCGCGGCGGCGCTACTGGGCGCGCAGCCACCTGGGCTGGCGGCTGATCGCCCGGGCCGCCCCGAACGCGGGGCACCGGGCGGTGACGCGGCTGCAGCACGCGGGCCTGGTCGACGGGATCATCACGCAGAACGTCGACGGGCTGCACACGGCGGCCGGCAGCACCGGGGTGGTCGAGCTGCACGGCCGGCTCGACGAGGTGGTGTGCCTGGACTGCGGCAACCTGACCTCCCGGGAGGAGCTGGACCGGCGGCTGCGCGAGGCCAACCCGGGCTTCGCCGCGCAGGTGGCCCAGGTCAACCCCGACGGCGACGTGGACCTGCCCGACGAGGCGGTCGCCGGGTTCCGGACCGTCGACTGCGGCGTCTGCGGCACCGGCATGCTGAAACCGGATGTGGTGTTCTTCGGCGAGACCGTGCCCGCGCGCCGCGTCGCGGACTGTTTCGCCCTGGTCGAGCGGGCTGGGGCGGTGCTGGTGCTCGGCTCGTCGTTGACGGTCATGTCGGGGCGCCGGTTCGTGATCCGGGCGGCGAAACGGGGCATTCCCGTCGCCATCGTCAACCAGGGGCCGACCCGCGGCGACGGGTACGCCGCCCTGACGGTGGACCGGCCGCTGGGTGAGGTGCTGCCCGCGCTGGCCGACCGGGTCGCCGGCCCGGCGGTGCCCGCCGTCGCCGGGGCGTCGGCGGCGGTGTAG
- a CDS encoding SDR family oxidoreductase produces MRVVIAGGHGKIAKLLERELVGRGDTVVGLIRNPDHTAALHAAGAEPVVADLEHSDVDTVAAHLAGADAVVFAAGAGPGSGAARKDTVDRGGAVLLADAAQRAGVRRYLLVSSMGVDAPPKPGSDEVWAAYLRAKKAAEVEVTGRDLEVTVLRPGRLTDDQPVGRITLARHVDPGEVTRADVARVLLALLYEPATAGLTLELVGGETPIAEAIGAAAAR; encoded by the coding sequence ATGCGAGTCGTCATCGCCGGAGGCCACGGCAAGATCGCCAAGCTGCTGGAACGGGAACTCGTCGGGCGCGGCGACACGGTCGTGGGGTTGATCCGTAACCCCGACCACACCGCCGCGCTGCACGCCGCCGGCGCCGAGCCGGTCGTCGCCGACCTGGAACACAGCGACGTCGACACCGTCGCCGCCCACCTGGCCGGCGCGGACGCGGTGGTGTTCGCCGCCGGGGCCGGGCCGGGCAGCGGCGCCGCCCGCAAGGACACCGTCGACCGAGGCGGCGCCGTGCTGCTCGCCGACGCCGCGCAACGCGCCGGCGTCCGCCGCTACCTGCTGGTCTCCTCGATGGGCGTGGACGCCCCGCCCAAGCCCGGCAGCGACGAGGTGTGGGCGGCGTACCTGCGGGCGAAGAAGGCCGCCGAGGTCGAGGTCACCGGCCGGGACCTCGAGGTGACCGTGCTGCGTCCCGGACGGCTCACCGACGACCAGCCCGTCGGGCGGATCACCCTCGCCCGGCACGTCGACCCCGGCGAGGTCACCCGCGCCGACGTGGCCCGGGTCCTGCTCGCGCTCCTCTACGAGCCGGCCACCGCCGGGCTGACCCTGGAACTGGTCGGCGGAGAGACGCCGATCGCCGAGGCGATCGGCGCGGCCGCCGCCCGCTGA
- a CDS encoding DivIVA domain-containing protein, which translates to MSATPIGRYDGAQVASVQVRLTADRVRRWEFGAASFTRRGYEPTDVDRFRMQVADELDALATQVANLRAENERLNDHLELHRHGVIPSTGAAAKLPAAKEVNLLSAAQREAEQIIAQAHDYAQRVAEYARKQYESYMRAAAEEAKQEAERAVADYRNSSGANFDDSVATREALRIFGEMMMSHMQAAARHLDDGSEQLARTMQRLAAEVTAGAPAGIRVAAAPTGSPAVGAGGSAPAVGAGGPAAVGGSRVRVAAAPRHQR; encoded by the coding sequence GTGAGCGCGACCCCGATCGGCCGCTATGACGGGGCTCAGGTCGCCAGCGTGCAGGTCCGGTTGACCGCGGACCGGGTGCGCCGGTGGGAGTTCGGCGCGGCGTCGTTCACCCGCCGGGGGTACGAGCCGACGGACGTGGACCGGTTCCGGATGCAGGTGGCCGACGAGCTGGATGCGCTGGCGACGCAGGTGGCGAACCTGCGGGCGGAGAACGAGCGGCTCAACGACCACCTGGAGCTGCACCGGCACGGGGTGATTCCCAGCACCGGCGCGGCGGCGAAGCTGCCCGCGGCGAAGGAGGTCAACCTGTTGTCGGCCGCGCAGCGGGAGGCCGAGCAGATCATCGCCCAGGCCCACGACTACGCCCAGCGGGTGGCCGAGTACGCCCGCAAGCAGTACGAGAGCTACATGCGTGCGGCGGCGGAGGAGGCCAAGCAGGAGGCCGAGCGGGCGGTGGCGGACTACCGCAACAGCTCCGGGGCGAATTTCGACGATTCCGTGGCCACCCGGGAGGCGTTGCGGATCTTCGGCGAAATGATGATGTCGCACATGCAGGCGGCGGCCCGGCACCTGGACGACGGCAGCGAGCAGTTGGCGCGGACGATGCAGCGGCTCGCCGCCGAGGTCACCGCCGGCGCGCCGGCGGGTATCCGTGTCGCGGCGGCGCCCACCGGCAGCCCGGCGGTCGGCGCCGGTGGCTCGGCCCCGGCCGTCGGCGCCGGCGGCCCGGCCGCGGTGGGCGGCAGCCGGGTACGGGTCGCGGCGGCACCCCGCCACCAACGCTGA
- a CDS encoding globin domain-containing protein yields MDAARLKQSWSQVAAYGDQVPLYFYSTLFLAYPEVRQMFPANMAGQRDRLVSALGHIVSHVDQVDGLVGFLQDLGADHRKFAVRAEHYPAVGEALLATLRHFLGEAWTEELEQDWTAAYGLVSQVMIDAAQAAEAVNPPWWVAEILGHERRSFDLAVLTVRPQYLLPFTPGQSIGVSHPAVRAWRYYSPANAPRGDGTLELHVRAAPGGAVSSRLVYGCAVGDQIHLAAPVGDRLTLRPAGSADLLLLASGTGWAPLKALVEQVAAENSRRRVDLYVGARSPGEFYDNDTIEKLAASYPWLAVTYVVGLHLQQPGEFGQVVDRALADGDWRSRHVYICGSDEMVSYSVAALTRAGYQAGQLHHEGFGKHWYGPTWRDSTAPDDSGGVR; encoded by the coding sequence GTGGACGCGGCACGGCTGAAGCAGAGCTGGTCGCAGGTCGCCGCGTACGGCGACCAGGTGCCGCTCTACTTCTATTCGACGTTGTTCCTGGCCTACCCAGAGGTTCGGCAGATGTTCCCGGCGAACATGGCCGGGCAGCGGGATCGTCTGGTGTCCGCGTTGGGGCACATCGTGTCCCACGTGGACCAGGTCGACGGCCTGGTCGGGTTCCTGCAGGATCTCGGCGCCGACCACCGTAAGTTCGCGGTGCGCGCCGAGCACTACCCGGCGGTCGGGGAGGCCCTGCTGGCGACGTTGCGGCATTTCCTCGGCGAGGCGTGGACGGAGGAACTGGAGCAGGACTGGACGGCCGCGTACGGGCTCGTCTCGCAGGTGATGATCGATGCTGCGCAGGCGGCCGAGGCGGTGAACCCGCCGTGGTGGGTGGCGGAGATCCTCGGGCACGAGCGGCGGTCGTTCGACCTGGCGGTGTTGACGGTGCGCCCGCAGTACCTGCTGCCGTTCACGCCGGGCCAGTCGATCGGGGTGTCCCATCCGGCGGTGCGGGCGTGGCGGTACTACTCGCCGGCGAACGCGCCGCGCGGGGACGGCACGCTGGAGCTGCACGTGCGGGCGGCGCCGGGTGGGGCGGTGTCGTCGCGGCTGGTGTACGGGTGCGCGGTGGGTGACCAGATCCACCTGGCCGCCCCGGTGGGGGACCGGTTGACGCTGCGGCCGGCCGGGTCGGCGGATCTGCTGCTGCTGGCCAGCGGTACCGGCTGGGCGCCGTTGAAGGCGCTGGTGGAGCAGGTCGCCGCGGAGAATTCCCGCCGCCGGGTCGACCTGTACGTGGGTGCCCGCTCGCCCGGCGAGTTCTACGACAACGACACGATCGAGAAGCTGGCGGCGTCGTACCCGTGGTTGGCCGTCACCTATGTGGTGGGGTTGCACCTCCAGCAGCCGGGGGAGTTCGGGCAGGTGGTGGATCGGGCGCTGGCCGACGGCGACTGGCGGTCCCGGCACGTGTACATCTGCGGCTCGGACGAGATGGTCAGTTATTCGGTGGCGGCGTTGACCAGGGCGGGTTACCAGGCCGGTCAGCTGCACCACGAGGGTTTCGGCAAGCACTGGTACGGGCCGACGTGGCGGGATTCGACCGCCCCTGACGATTCCGGAGGTGTCCGGTGA
- a CDS encoding group I truncated hemoglobin: protein MTVTTEETAPSHYERIGGASSVKAAVALFYDKVLADPELAGYFADVNLVEQRRHLALMLTVVLGGPNEYAGRELAEAHRPLNIPVAHYVLVGEHLTGTLAELGVPGDIIADVQVVLEKVQDQVVAPAHGTGV from the coding sequence GTGACGGTAACTACGGAAGAGACCGCGCCTTCTCACTACGAGCGCATCGGCGGCGCCAGTTCGGTCAAGGCGGCGGTGGCGCTGTTCTACGACAAGGTGCTCGCCGACCCGGAGTTGGCCGGCTACTTCGCCGACGTCAACTTGGTGGAGCAGCGGCGGCATCTGGCGCTGATGCTGACGGTGGTGCTCGGCGGGCCGAACGAGTACGCCGGCCGGGAGTTGGCCGAGGCGCACCGGCCGTTGAACATCCCGGTGGCGCACTACGTTCTGGTTGGTGAGCACTTGACCGGGACGTTGGCCGAGCTGGGCGTGCCGGGGGACATCATCGCCGACGTGCAGGTTGTCCTGGAGAAGGTGCAGGACCAGGTGGTGGCTCCGGCGCACGGGACGGGCGTCTGA
- a CDS encoding MerR family transcriptional regulator, with protein MHEPRDPDPSTTAQPAGAVWSEPGGDGEVGYRGVTACHAVGISYRQLDYWARTALVVPSVRDASGSGTSRLYSFRDLVVLKVVKRLLDAGVSLQNIRKAIEALRSRGVEDLAGITLISDGTSVYECRSPEEVVDLLQGGQGVFGIAIGGAFKEIQGSLSHLPAEPVGGPPPAAESPESPESVGDELAARRARRRAG; from the coding sequence GTCCGAGCCGGGCGGTGACGGTGAGGTCGGCTACCGGGGTGTGACGGCCTGCCACGCGGTGGGGATCAGCTACCGGCAGTTGGACTACTGGGCGCGCACGGCTCTGGTCGTGCCGAGCGTGCGGGATGCGTCGGGGTCGGGGACGTCCCGGCTGTACTCCTTCCGTGATCTCGTGGTGTTGAAGGTCGTGAAGCGGCTGTTGGACGCCGGGGTGTCGTTGCAGAACATCCGGAAGGCGATCGAGGCGTTGCGGTCGCGTGGGGTGGAGGATCTGGCGGGCATCACGTTGATCTCCGACGGGACGTCGGTGTACGAGTGCCGGTCCCCGGAGGAGGTGGTCGACCTGTTGCAGGGCGGCCAGGGGGTGTTCGGCATCGCGATCGGTGGTGCCTTCAAGGAGATCCAGGGTTCGTTGTCGCATCTGCCGGCGGAGCCGGTGGGTGGACCGCCGCCGGCGGCGGAGTCACCGGAGTCACCGGAGTCGGTGGGTGACGAGTTGGCGGCGCGGCGGGCGCGCCGCCGGGCCGGCTGA